One window from the genome of Roseisolibacter agri encodes:
- a CDS encoding HlyD family secretion protein yields MRRRWSLAVPLVVSLMAGCRRDGAPGPIVASGTVEWTEVEVAPLAAGRVARVLVEEGARVRMGDTLAVLEQPALDAALQQSEARVAASRAQLAELEAGARAAELARAEADLRAASAEATRAASDSARLAPLAEAGTVSRQVLDAARATARVAAARRDAAAATLRLLRAGPRRERVRAAGAELAGARAVASGTEATARDLTLLAPVDGTVLVRAAEPGEIIPAGMPAITLGEPRRPWVRVYVAQTDVPRLRVGAAAEVRADGQARAVPGRVVSIRDRAEFTPRVALTEEERADLMFGVKVAIADTTGALRAGLPVTVTFPATAAP; encoded by the coding sequence ATGCGACGCCGCTGGTCACTCGCAGTGCCGCTGGTCGTGTCGTTGATGGCCGGCTGTCGCCGCGACGGCGCGCCGGGGCCGATCGTCGCCAGCGGGACGGTCGAGTGGACCGAGGTGGAGGTCGCGCCGCTCGCCGCGGGCCGCGTCGCGCGCGTGCTGGTGGAGGAGGGCGCGCGCGTCCGCATGGGCGACACGCTGGCGGTGCTGGAGCAGCCGGCGCTCGACGCCGCGCTGCAGCAGAGCGAGGCGCGCGTGGCCGCGTCGCGCGCGCAGCTCGCGGAGCTGGAAGCCGGGGCGCGGGCGGCCGAGCTGGCGCGCGCGGAGGCCGACCTGCGCGCCGCGTCGGCCGAGGCGACGCGTGCGGCCTCGGATTCGGCGCGGCTCGCCCCACTCGCGGAGGCGGGCACCGTGAGCCGGCAGGTGCTCGACGCGGCGCGCGCCACCGCGCGCGTGGCCGCCGCGCGGCGCGATGCGGCGGCGGCGACCCTGCGGCTGCTCCGCGCGGGCCCGCGGCGGGAGCGCGTGCGTGCGGCGGGCGCGGAGCTGGCCGGCGCGCGCGCCGTCGCGTCGGGCACGGAGGCCACCGCGCGCGATCTCACGCTGCTCGCGCCGGTGGACGGCACGGTGCTCGTGCGCGCGGCCGAGCCGGGCGAGATCATCCCCGCCGGAATGCCGGCGATCACGCTCGGCGAGCCGCGCCGGCCGTGGGTGCGCGTGTACGTCGCGCAGACCGACGTGCCGCGGCTGCGCGTCGGCGCGGCCGCCGAGGTGCGCGCCGACGGGCAGGCGCGCGCGGTGCCCGGCCGCGTGGTCTCGATCCGCGATCGCGCCGAGTTCACGCCGCGCGTCGCGCTCACCGAGGAGGAGCGCGCGGACCTGATGTTCGGCGTGAAGGTGGCGATCGCCGACACCACCGGCGCGCTGCGCGCGGGGCTGCCGGTGACCGTGACCTTTCCGGCCACGGCCGCGCCGTGA